The genomic stretch CAGCGTTCCCGGTCGGTGACTCCGACGCGTTTCGCTGGCCCGTCGCCGGAATGCTTTCCGCGGGAAACCGGCCCAGCAACAGGGCTCGTTCCACGACATTGCGCAACTCGCGCACATTGCCCGGCCAACGGTAAGCCTGCAAGCGAGTTATCTCCTGGCGGTCGAAACGGAACGGCCGAACACCGAGCGTGGCCGAAAGGCTCTCGGTGAAGTACTCCAGAAGATCCGGTATATCCTCCACGCGATCGCGCAACGGTGGAATGCGAAGCGTCATGACATTCAGACGATAGTACAGATCCTCACGAA from Acidiferrobacteraceae bacterium encodes the following:
- a CDS encoding helix-turn-helix domain-containing protein — translated: REDLYYRLNVMTLRIPPLRDRVEDIPDLLEYFTESLSATLGVRPFRFDRQEITRLQAYRWPGNVRELRNVVERALLLGRFPAESIPATGQRNASESPTGNAGPSTDWTLAEVEKYHMVRVLEASGGNKSEAARRLGVSRKTMERKLRAWSEHADPEP